The Solanum pennellii chromosome 7, SPENNV200 DNA segment AATGACGGCTCCAGAGGTGCTGCCACGTGTGCCAGCACTGACAAGCGTTTCCAGACAAAGAGGGGAGAAAAATGCTTGCTGCCAACTTGCCAGTACTTGATCAATTAGTGGAGCATTCTAAACCTACATTAACAATCAATGAGGCACACATATTTCAACAGCTAATTGAATAGCCATTCTCATAAAACAGTGTAGTTTTTAGTTTGGGGTGCCAATAGTAGCATAGTTGCTTAATCGTCCTTCCCCATACAGAAAACAATATAGGTGCTTTTCATGCTGCCTTTATCAGAAATGTTCTAGACACACCTAGATGCTCAAGGAAATGCACATATGATCACTTGGCTATAGAAATAGGACacataattttgtttaattatctTGTGCATTGAATAAGATCCTCATTTAAGTTGCCCAAACTCTCCAAAATTGTTGCCGCACTCATGTCGGAACCTCCAAAAAAGAGCACTACCTTTTGTGGACCAGACACACTCttcgacatttttgaagagtacGAGCAACATAGAGGTTCTCACAAGTCATGGAAGGTGAACAAGACAACCACTACTTGTTTCAAGGTTCTTACATACCAAATACTAATAAGCTATGTTGTTCGGACACTTCAAAGATGTCGATGGGTGCgtgtcggatcctccaaaaatagtgtatttttgaaggatccaaCACGGGTGCGGCAACATTTCTTGAGAGACCGAGCAACTTAGCTAATAAGCACATTAACCATCTACAACACCAATAAGATACGAATAATATATCGCGGGCcggtgggggggggggtagggGGATGGGAAAAggaaattaagaaaatcaagaacACAGCTAATTAAGTCACTAGACAAAGCAAGTATAAGATGCAGAAAAGCCTGTTCACAACAAACAATTGTAGATTTCACATGAAGGaacaagaagaaagaaaacCAACTATAGACTGTCTAAATTTACTCTGCTATCCATGAACCTGACCAGCTGTTCATATGCATAGTTACAGCTTCAGAATGTTGCTGAACAATTATCGAAGAATCATTTTACTGTTGATTGAGTTTACAAGCTAGTATCAAGACCTCCTTACTCTTTATCCGCAGGTTTCCATGAACTTGCAGCAGCACGGGAACTAGACTGTGACCTTGGAACTGGGTTAAAGGTGAATCCTGTCAAATTACTTGCACCTTTTTGAGAGGGTATGGGGGGTGGCACACTGGAATTGGCAGGCAGATGATATAGAGGAGATGGTTGTGAAGAAAAACTGTTACGGATAGGGGCAGAAGATGGATAAGGAAACACTGATCCTGTAGGAAGAGGCAGCAACATTCTCGAGGTTGAGTATTCAGGCAGAAAGGTCTTTGGTGGTTCATTTGTTCTTTCATTCTGAGCATCTGGCGGCAACCATTCAGGCATATCAGCATCATTAAATAAATTCTTCTTACCCGAGCTATGAAACGGAACCATCGATGAACCATATGCACAAACAGGAATTGTCACTGGAATAGCATGACTTTGGCTGTAATGCTTTTCTTCCATTTGCCTAGAAGCAGTGACCAGTTGACTATAGTCATTAACATTTCTAGCTAGGGGAATCTCTTTACTGATCGATATTACAGACCTAGGAATAGTCATGCAAGCTGAAGGTGCCACAAGTCTGGTGGGCTGTTTAGACATACCTAAAATTCTACTTCCAGAAAGTTGAAGCCTATTGCCAATAATGGATCCATAGGAATGATGGGAACTTGAAGATATTCCACTAGCAGTTCCAAAGTCGAACTCAGGGAGATCTTCATCATCTGGAAATGCCATTTTTCGTTTTGATGCATTGGACAGCAATGATATTACAGGTTTTGGGAGGTTCCTGCTTTCCTTGGGTGGTTCATCATTTGACTGGTGCACATAAGAAGCTTCAATGCTCGACAAGTGCCCTTTAGATCCCAAAAGATGTGAGCCGgaaaattcagattttttttgCTGAAAAGGTGGTGACTTCACACCTGAAGCTGTTAAAGTCGTCCTGCTTGCAGAATCAATACCAATATTCTTGTTATCAGTGACATTTGCTACTTCAATATTTGAGAAAGAGCTCAGTGGGGCAGATGGGTTTGAGTTCTCAACTGATGGCACAGATAAAGAACCTTGTCCCCCACCTTGCAACGTAGAAGAATCAGATAGAGACTTTTGAAGCTGCTCCTGCAAAGAATTAGCCTTTTCCTCAGACTTTTTAAGAACAGAAGTCAAAGCTGTTTGACTTTTCTGCCTTACAACACAACCAATCATCAACTGAGAGTTCCCTTCCACAGCTGCCGTTCCCTTCAAGAAACCATATTTTTCAAGAACAATGAAAACTTCATTGCTAGGTGGGCAAATATAAATAGTAACATCTGGAGATATCTTTGCTCTACCGACTCTGCCACATCTCATATAATCTTTAACAGCCTAAAGAAGAAAACACTATCTTAAGCAGGGGAACATTTACAGAaacaatattttcatttattggTAGGAATAGCATTTACCGCTTTCATGCCCTCGAGTTCTATTACAGAAGCTCCCTCCTTGAGGCAAATAGAAACTACCTGAACACAAAACAATTTACTTAATAATAAATCACACTAATACAGCCGATGTATCTGAATCATCTGATCACGAGAGCATATAATCTATAATAGCCTTATTGTACCTTCATACAccaaatattagtttttttgCACCAAGGACTTGTAAAGCCTTTTAACAAGGTGGGGAACCTCCAACTGGACATCAAAAGCATacagaatttttatttttatttttttctaggAAAAGGAATAAAAGAAGATGGTTCAACTTGGTAGATGATGGGCTTGCCTCactacccttctccacttaaatatcTGGCTTTTTATCTATGGAAGGTTTGAACAGAAGCATGAGAATTATTgcaacaacatacctagtgcAGTTCCGCAAAGTAGGGTCTAAAGAGGATAGAGTATATGCAGACCTTACCACTAACTCAGAGGTAGAGAGGCAAGCATGGAGAACTATTATGAGACGTAAAATATTCAAGTCTAACTGTTGAAGATTCAACATTATAGTTGCTGATGATGCAATTACATTTCAATTCCAAGGAAGTTAGGGTAGAAAAAACTGACTCGGAGACTTGGAACCTTGGCTTAGTAATGAATGAAGGGAAGCTCGTCGAACTTTTTCCGCCGGCGGAAAATTCCTCATCCGTGAGTATTTTTCATCAGCAGAAGAATTCCTCATTTGTGAGCTACTGGGGATCTATTAGAATTCCTCATATGAAAGGATTGATTTTACTAGCCTCATACTCGCTTCAATATGTCCAATCAGCATTTTCATTTTGGTTCAAAGTGTTCACTTGTATAATCAAAAAGGAGTAAATTATTTCCTTCAGAACTTACCCCTATTTAGATAAGTGAGTTTTTATGtaatcaagaaaattaattagataataGTTAATTAAGGGTAGTTTAGTCAAAAAGTTTATTTCATAGTGAAAAGTCAAAAACACACTTAAAGTATCCTAATTTATTCGAGTTTCATACTTAAATTATTAGGTGATCAAGTTTCCTACCTAAACTATCAGCAAATGTTTATCAAAACACGTCGTTACTGACTAGACCAAGTGTTCGCATACAATGGCTTCTAGGCACGTGACAACTTCATTTTCTCATAAATTTCATCCACATGATACATGTAACGACTATATGACCTGACCCATtaattttgtattgttttttttaaaaaaaaaaatcaattcttaACCCTAAGCTCTTCCATTCATCATTTCTCaaacatttttcttcatttcttcttcTCTGCTGCAGATCTTCTCAACCTACTACTTCATAGATTATCAGCAATTtgctttattttcttcttctatcaAGGAGAATCAtattttcttctactttttcattagttatattttcttctcttcttttatcCATATGACATCAAGACCTCTATGATTTGAGCAGAAATTTAAGTAGCTTGAGCCCACTAGAGTGGACTAATAATATTGTTTTTGAGAACATGTTGTATTCCTCAACATTAAGGATATGTTGGAGACCTCCGAAAAATGGACTccaacaagagaaaaaaaattaaggctAATAGATTACAAAGTACCTATAAAATCCAAAATTTGTGCAGCTTTTTCTATCCCTTCTTCTTTACACCAAATATAAATAGTAGTCAAGCAATTCCATTCGAATCTCTATTAAATTAGCTTTGTTTTCAAAGCATctgttatttctttctttccaaatagACCACCAAATGCATGATGGTATTATACTCCATTTTTTCATAGAAATTTTCCCCCATCTGCTGACCCAACAACTAAGTAGATCTGTTGTATGCCCCAGCATAATCCCTTCGGTAAGTGTTAGTCCTAAAAGAGGGTTCCACAATTATGTTGTCACTCTATAGTGAAGGAACAAGTGGTGGTTGGTTTCCTGAGTCTCATTATAGGAAAGCACCAAGAGGCAATATAGAAACCTCTCCTTTTCAATTTCTCATGTGAGGAGCATGCTCTTCTGCCAACCAACCAAGAGAAACATTTTATCTTGGTAGGAACCTTGTTCCTCCAAGTCTGCTTCCAAGGTCCAAGCTTACAAACTGCATGCTCTTTCACCTCCTTTTTATATAGCTTGTTAACATAAAGGCTTTAATATCTAGAGTGTTTCCACCCAATAGAATCTTTTTCTACCAATAACCCTTACAGAACATGTAATAGCTCAGCCACTCTACCAATCTCCCAGTCATTTAAATGCCTTCTGAACCCAATATTCCATCCATGAGTAGACCATACCTTAGCCACTGTTTCATCCAGATTGGTGCACAAGGAAAGTAAGTTTGGAAATAAGACCATCAACTTGGGAAGCCATCTGGGCCTGGGGCCTTGTCCCAGGCACACAACTTGTCTCCAGGACTTCATCTTCCTCAAACACGACTTGGTTTGTTCTGCGATGTTTCTGTTTGGGAACTCAAACAGAAACTTCTCATCATTCAGTTCGCAAATGTTGATTTTCCAAAGGCTTTCTTCCAATTAGTTGATGACCATCTTCTTATGTCTGCTAAAGTTGTCCTCTCCTTGGGCTTCTCATTGCAAAACCCAACTAAGCATCTAGATAACAGATCACCCTCCTGGGTACTTATTTTATCTAGGACTTCCACCTTACTAATAATGCTTTTGACCTCTATACTGCATAGGTTCCTGGATTGCCATTTACCATCTCATATAGCATTAGCATATGGGCAATCAGCAACCACCCTTGTACTGGGTATTTCTCCTTTCCTGTCTTGCATTTAATGAACCTGTCAATCTTCAAAGCAACATCCACCCACCCCACATTCAATGCCAACTCAGGAATAATTAGGCCTGACCTTCCCCCTCTATATACAGTATGATGCTTATGAACCTCCTGATGACGATAACATAGAAGAGTTCAACTATGTCTTGGTTTCTGGTATCCTAGTTTGTTTAGACTTTGTTGTCTCTGTACCGTAATCAACTAGGACTCTTGGTTAGTCtctgtatgtatatatatcctCGTGTAAGTTGAATATGATTGCTAGAGAAAGATTTTATTTCATGGTATCAAAGCCCTAAAAGGTTAAAACAAccaaaaaagaaacagaaaaacAGAGAACTAACTCCAATGGCGATGGACGATAATATCTCCACAGCCTCTGAATCGTTAGGACCAGATTTGATTGCAACTACACAAACCTCATTCACTAATATGCCTTTACCGTCACCAAATCTCGCACACCAATTACCAATTAAACTCACctcctcaatttttttattgtggAAGACACAATTTCCTCCGATGGTTCGAGGGTGTGGTCTTGGTCATCATATCGATGGAAGCGCAGTGATTCCAGATCAGGTTCTGACTGGTGATCAGCCTAATCCCGTGTACCATGTTTGGCTAAGACAAGATCAACTTGTGTTAAGTTGGATTGTTGCCTCAGTCTCAGAAGGTATTTTACCTCAACTGGTTGGTGCAGAGACGACTCATAAAGCGTGGAACAAACTTGTGGCTGCCTATGCATCTGGTTCCAAGCCACAAATTCGTGAGTTGAAAATACAGTTACACACAGTGCGGAGAGACAATTCAAGTATCGAAACCTATGTGCAACATGCAAAGGGTATAGCAGACAAATTGGCTGCATTGCAGCATCCCGTTGCTGATGATGATTTGGTAGAATTCATTGTTGTTGGTTTGGGACCAACCTATCGTCCTTTTACACGATCACTTGAATCGCGTCAAGAAGATATTTCTTTTGATACTTTATATGGATTGTTGTTGAATGAAGAACGACAATTGAAAAGCGATGAGGCTCTTAATGTCATAGCACCAACTGCACAATTTAACCATAGCTCAATTGCTACCAATCGTGGTCGGGTAGAGGTAGAGGTAACAGAGGCCGTGGTCGCTCATTGAATCATGGTTACTCTCAGATGGCTCAAAATAATGGTTATTCATACAATCCTCCATCCTCTAATATGAAGTCGTCCGTCACTGATGCATCACCCATTATTTGTCACAATTGTGAAGGAAAAGGTCACATAGCACGAGTATGTCCGTCACCTAGAACACTCAATGAAACTCAATCTTTTGGCAGACCCGTCTCCAACCTAGCAAACACCCAACCCTCACCTACCCAAGATTGGTTGATGGATAGTGGCACCACGCATCATCTAACAGCTAACCTTAATAATCTTGGAATTCACTCTGAATATCAAGGTCCAGAGGAGGTGACTTTAGGTAATGGCTCTAAACTACCAATTTCTCATATAGGTAAAAGCTCTATTATGGCTTCTGCAAAAAAATTTACACTTGGACGATATTCTTCATGTTCCTACTTCTACTCAAAACTTGGTATCCATAAATTCTTTTACCAAATCTAATAATGTTTCTGTTGaattttttcctaaattttttttgattagGAACTTGGAAACGAGGGCACCACTACACAAAGGGTTGAGTAAGGACTATATTCACTTCTAGTTACAAAGTTATCATCTCCAGCTTGCTTTGCAACTTCTCTCGGTGTTTGGCATGCTCGTTTGGCTCATGCATCATATCCTACCGTTCGTCAAGCATTACCATCAACTGTTTTAAAGTCTAGTAAATCTTCTAGTTTATGTGCTATATGTGCTGTTAGCAAAAGTCATAAGGTCCCTATTAGTGAGTCTAGTTTTCAGGCCTCCAGGCCTCTTGATTTAATTTGTTCAGATGTTTGGGGTCCTGCCCCAGTTGTTTCTAATGATGGTTATCGTTATTATGTGATCTTTTTCAATCACTTTAGTAAATATACGTGGATATATTTTCTTCACTTTAACTCTGAAGTCCTTGCTGTGTTTATTCAATTTCGTACCTtggttgaaaaatattttggttgTCCAATTAAATCTTTTCAAGCTGATTGGGGTGGTGAGTTTCAAGCTTTGACAAGTTACTTGCGTGATAATGGCATTACACAACACTCTTCTTGTCCTTATACACCCGAACAAAATGGTTGTGCTGAACGTAAACATAGGCATATCGTGGAAACTGGTAGAGCATTACTACATCATGCTAACGTCCCCTCTCGTTTTTGGACTAATGCTTTTGAAACTGCAGTCTACACCATTAAAAAATAACCTACGCCTAGATTGCAAAATCGATCTCCTTTTTTGGTATTATTTCTAATTGAACCAGATTATTCTCTATTGCGCGTCTTTGGTTGTCTTTGCTTTCCTTGGTTGCGTCCGTATACGAAGGACAAATTATCACCTCATTCAAAACCTCGTGCATTCTTGGGATATAGTAAAATTCATAAAGGATATAAATGTTTTGATCctattttctccaaattttttgTATCTCGGtatgtcattttttatgaaagtGTGTTTCCTTTTTCATCACAGGATGTTATGGTGCTCGAAACATCAACCAATGCCACCAACAATCCTCTCATATTCCAACTTCCAATTACATCTCCAACAGTTCCTTCTCCACCTCCATTTTTGTGTACCCCCAGCCACATTCACCTTCCAGTCAAATTGAAACTCTACCTACAACCCCTTCAATTACATCTGGAACTTTGCAACCTTTACCGACTCACTCTTCAGTTAATGCGATTTTTCAGTGTACTGACCTCTCTAAATGTGACTTGCCGGTTGTTGCCTCTGACTGTATTCCATCTCAGTTGCCCTCAACACCTGCTCGACGAATGGTTACTCAGTCTCAAACAGGTTCATTGAAGCTCAACAACCATTTTCCATGTCTGTTGTTACTCCTTCATTTGAGGAACCTACATGTTACACTCAAGCTATTAAGACTAAACATTGGCGTAGTGCTATGGCTGAGGAGTATAACGCTTTAATACAGAATGGCACATGGCAGCTTGTTCCTCCATCTCCGTCGCAAAATATCATTGTTTGTCGCTggatatttaaaacaaaattgaaagttgaTGGTTCCTTAGAAGGTTACAAGGCTCGTCTCGTTGCAAAAGGTTACAAGGCTCGTCTCGTTGCCTGGGGTTGATTTGTGGATACCTTTAGTCCAGTTGTTAAGCCAACTGCTATTCGTTTGTTACTCTCGTTAGCAGTGACTAATGGTTGGCATATAACGCAGCTGGACAACTCCAATGCTTTTTTTCATGGACACTTAAATGAGGTGGTATATATGTCTCAGCAACCTGGTTATATTGACCCCTCTCGTCCCGATCATGTCTGCCTACTTAAGCGCTCTCTTTATGGTCTCAAACAGGCACCTCGGATGTGGAACAAGCGCCTCACTGATGCTCTCCTTTCACTTGGGTTCATGGGTTCTAAGGCTgatatttctctattttatatGTCCACTCCAGGTGACAATTTTCTGCTTgatatatgtggatgatattttAGTGATGGGCAATAACCCTGTACATATCAAGGCTTTGCTTGCTCAACTTCAATCTCAGTTTGCCGTCCGTGCACCTTATCCTATTTTTTGGGTATTGCAGCAACTTGGACGAAGGAAGGATTATTCTTATCGCAACACAAGTATGTCACTGATTTTCTTCGCCGAGCACAGATGAACTCGTGCAATCCTGTTACTACTCCCATTTCCCCAGCTTTAAAGCTTTCCTCTTCTGGTGGAATTCCTTTCAGTGATCCTACTTTGTATCGTAGTATAGTTGGTGCCCTACAATACTTGACATTCACTCGTCCCGACATAGCATACGTAGTAAATAAAGTTTGACAATTTATGCATTGTCCTATGGACAGTCATTGGGTGGCAGTGAAGCGGATTTTGCGATACATCAAATCTACATCTGTTCATGGTTTATTCTTATCACCCACCTCAACCACCCTACTTCATGGTTTCACAGATTCTGATTGGGGTGGCGATATGGATGATCGAAAGTCTACTACTGGCTTTGCCATATATCTTGGCAACCACTTGATCTCATTGTCTTCACGTAAGCAGTGTGTTGTCTCAAGATCGAGTACTGAGGCTGAGTATAGGGCCCTGGCAGCTGCAACTTCTGAACTCACTTGGGTTGAGTTCCTTCTTCGTGAGATTGGTTGTTTCTCCTCTTCTACTCCTATTCTTTTATGTGATAATCTCAGTGCTACATACTTGATTGCCAATCCCATTTTTCATTCTCGTACAAAACACATGGAGATTGATTTTCATTTTGTTCGAGACAAGGTTTGTGCTAAAACTCTTGTGGTTCGTTATGTCAACACACATGATCAGATAGCCGATCTGCTGACTAAGCCATTGTCGAAGTCACGATTTCATGaattgaagttcaagttgacaGTGGTTCAGCACCCTGCTCAACTTGAGGGGGAATGATGATGATAACATAGAAGAGTTCAACTATGTCTTGGTTTCTGGTATCCTAGTTTGTTTAGACTATGTTGTCTCTGTACCGTAATCAACTTGGTTTCTTGGTTAGTCtctgtatgtatatatatcctCGTGTAAGTTGAATATGATTGCTAGAGAAAGATTTTATTTCACCTCCCATGTATATTATTTCTTCTCGTGCAAAAATGCATTCCTCTTGCTCAGCTAGTTTCCACCTCCTtgtctccttttttttctttggatgTTTCTATTAGACAGATAAATCCATTCCAACACCTTTCTACTCATAGACAATCTGCGCATCATCTTTCTGCTTCTCTCTACCCATTTATACCATTTAGCTTTCTCAATTTCCCATCTGGTGACATCGAAAGACTTGAAACCAGCATTGAAATAGATTTGATTCTCTTCTATCCTACTAGTGGGTGATTTATCAATAATCACATTGGGTGATTATTGTtggctattttttttaaaaaaaaaaggttgattCCGGTAGAGGATGCCAAAAAGATGGGCTCCTCTCTACTACAAGTAGGAGAGAGAACATTGGGAACTGTGTCTGGGAGTAAAAATCAATTGACTTCTTTGACCTTGTTTCTCAACACCCTCATGCTCGCAAATTGTTCAAACTTATATTCTTAGAGAAATAGAATAATTATAGCTAAACTTAGTTCTCCAGGGCATTCGACTCCGGATTTAAAAGCTGGATTACATTCGCAGCAACCACTTATCCTTTTTGAACGAGTTTTGGGCATgacaaaatcagaaaaaactaCAATCTGCTCCAACAAAAACTCCATTAACACTGAAATAACAGGCCTCATATACATCATCCAACTCCCCGTTGTACTGCATAAGAAGCATAACATGCTCCACATGTGCAAATTCATTCACAGCTGCGCCTTGCCAAAAATCTTCTCAATTGTTGGATTGATTTTGTTTAGAAAATGCATTCATGTTCATGTATCTATTATTTTTGGATTTAATTCTATTGATAATGTCCACAAATTAAGTTAAGTATCCATGTAGTGATGGACTGATGGTAACTACCATATAGTAGTTCATATTATCTATTAAGAAAGCTTTAACAGACAATCTCAAAACTGATATGGTTACACTATTTTAgggttatttttttataaacgtGTTTTTAGGGTTATCTTGCTATTAGAAACACTAATGTTCTAGCTACATGCATTTTTGTCCCTGTAGTAAATTCAACTTTCTGgttatcaagaaaatatcaccTAATAAAGAATGAGGAGTATTGTTTTGTGAGTTGAACAATTATAAGTAAACTCTCATTTAGTAACTTTGATTGCCCAAGCAGTCAAGCATATTTAAAATGAAGTATCCACTTTAAAATCCCCATAAGGTCACATTTGATAGAATAAGAAATTACTACTTCTCTTCTTTttgataagaaaatatattctgGTTGGTTTAAGTCCACTTCGAATGCATGGATAGGAGCCCACTTCATGAACCCCGTTCATcacttttcttcatcttctacATTTCTATTTTAGAAGGTTACTACTTAAAACTTCAAGAAtatgtgttttttaaaaaaaatttgcaatatgttgaaacttcaagaacagTGTTAAATAGTGGCATTCTTTCTCTCTTTAACTCACTGTATATTGTGATGTCTTCAAGTAGGACAGTTTTGGTTACTAGTAGTTTTTCGAAGGTGAAGAAATTTAAGATGCATTTTGCACATGCCACTAAAGGCACATTGGTTGCAAATAGCTAATTTGATTGAAGCAGAGCTACATTTTGGAAGTAATGTCGGTCAGTGTTGTTTATACTGTTACTGGTGATAGTGTAATGACTGGTCAATGTTGTTTGAATTCAGAGTCTAGCTATGCATTTGAATGGCTTAATGGTTGTCCAACTTGTCGAGAAGAAATTTGACAAGAACTTACTCCTAACCTCTTTCAGATAGATTTATTCAGAAGGGAAGGACCTGCATTAGtatctcaataatttaaacATGGTTTTAATACACACTCCATGTTACTGGCAGACTTCCTGAGACTCAAAATGAAATGTCTAAGTCCTCTCCTTTAACTCATTGTTTATCTCGTAATAGTTCAATTCGCCAGTAAAGCTAAGCTCCTACTGCTACTCCTCCTTTGTCCCTTTCAGACAACAATTCTGGCCGCCTAAGAGTAGCATCTTTTTCTATATCCAAAATAACTTGAAAAGCCAAGAAAAAAATCTACTCTGACAATAAACACGTATCTTCATCACATGAATGCCACACTCAATTGTAAGTGATTGCAGACC contains these protein-coding regions:
- the LOC107026466 gene encoding uncharacterized protein LOC107026466 isoform X2, with amino-acid sequence MEKKILPSSSGGYDIASCGTHLGQRISRPVDLPEFSWTPESSLKGNGPLLFTTEENTRESTVNQSKSASMVAHGDSFQHQFNHQNSVEGYTSNSKAQENEVKSMNHYSSCMQLQSTQHQHPLWKYDFPIGEAPDSLNWVSQTNNMLAQADTGRSSSKSDNSYTGKSQLHPHLGYLISGNPDVTSRMSFEMHNVSTGGVREFGAVEQISSQHHSSYASSHGRGCPEEANRFGNSCVSDQSLKCSNRSGLPCWWDRDILLRGSASTDQKAGGKSLQTKAQNSIGSFDNLVDTLESRGTSHMEGDMKEDVKSIDKSIHRSHRLNEKSRLPSNKMSPAAEKLWEGSLQLSSSITASVVAFFRSGEKLLDVKWSEFVEARGRVKFVDFKSYVRDLRSSGSRTLTVVSICLKEGASVIELEGMKAAVKDYMRCGRVGRAKISPDVTIYICPPSNEVFIVLEKYGFLKGTAAVEGNSQLMIGCVVRQKSQTALTSVLKKSEEKANSLQEQLQKSLSDSSTLQGGGQGSLSVPSVENSNPSAPLSSFSNIEVANVTDNKNIGIDSASRTTLTASGVKSPPFQQKKSEFSGSHLLGSKGHLSSIEASYVHQSNDEPPKESRNLPKPVISLLSNASKRKMAFPDDEDLPEFDFGTASGISSSSHHSYGSIIGNRLQLSGSRILGMSKQPTRLVAPSACMTIPRSVISISKEIPLARNVNDYSQLVTASRQMEEKHYSQSHAIPVTIPVCAYGSSMVPFHSSGKKNLFNDADMPEWLPPDAQNERTNEPPKTFLPEYSTSRMLLPLPTGSVFPYPSSAPIRNSFSSQPSPLYHLPANSSVPPPIPSQKGASNLTGFTFNPVPRSQSSSRAAASSWKPADKE
- the LOC107026466 gene encoding uncharacterized protein LOC107026466 isoform X1 translates to MEKKILPSSSGGYDIASCGTHLGQRISRPVDLPEFSWTPESSLKGNGPLLFTTEENTRESTVNQSKSASMVAHGDSFQHQFNHQNSVEGYTSNSKAQENEVKSMNHYSSCMQLQSTQHQHPLWKYDFPIGEAPDSLNWVSQTNNMLAQADTGRSSSKSDNSYTGKSQLHPHLGYLISGNPDVTSRMSFEMHNVSTGGVREFGAVEQISSQHHSSYASSHGRGCPEEANRFGNSCVSDQSLKCSNRSGLPCWWDRDILLRGSASTDQKAGGKSLQTKAQNSIGSFDNLVDTLESRGTSHMEGDMKEDVKSIDKSIHRSHRLNEKSRLPSNKMSPAAEKLWEGSLQLSSSITASVVAFFRSGEKLLDVKWSEFVEARGRVKFVDFKSYVRDLRSSGSRTLTVVSICLKEGASVIELEGMKAAVKDYMRCGRVGRAKISPDVTIYICPPSNEVFIVLEKYGFLKGTAAVEGNSQLMIGCVVRQKSQTALTSVLKKSEEKANSLQEQLQKSLSDSSTLQGGGQGSLSVPSVENSNPSAPLSSFSNIEVANVTDNKNIGIDSASRTTLTASGVKSPPFQQKKSEFSGSHLLGSKGHLSSIEASYVHQSNDEPPKESRNLPKPVISLLSNASKRKMAFPDDEDLPEFDFGTASGISSSSHHSYGSIIGNRLQLSGSRILGMSKQPTRLVAPSACMTIPRSVISISKEIPLARNVNDYSQLVTASRQMEEKHYSQSHAIPVTIPVCAYGSSMVPFHSSGKKNLFNDADMPEWLPPDAQNERTNEPPKTFLPEYSTSRMLLPLPTGSVFPYPSSAPIRNSFSSQPSPLYHLPANSSVPPPIPSQKGASNLTGFTFNPVPRSQSSSRAAASSWKPADKEFRMLH